In Silene latifolia isolate original U9 population chromosome X, ASM4854445v1, whole genome shotgun sequence, the following proteins share a genomic window:
- the LOC141622652 gene encoding UDP-glycosyltransferase 73B1-like → MNTQCRSHAIIFPFMAQGHTIPLLDLAKVMSFRGVKVTIITTPSNAKEISAHFGPGFSSTISTHVIEFPVVDGLPLGCENTKELTSDDQRLPFLRATLMLKQPFESYLRDLLERGDRPICAICDYFVGWAITVSASFNIPGILFNGMGVLSSKIGRTVLLNDEYMRTLMNGEKLETLSGLVCPFPLILDDFPLFKNMNTPSMKFFKENGDGGANRTCWGVLCNSFEELEGDFISALEDSYGRSSVKVWCVGPLLLYDDQEENKTSLNDQFNLYQSWLDEQHERKDGVIYVSFGTQSQISNPQMDEIALGLDLAGHPFIWVVRSSSWTRPEGWEERVKGRGLVIREWVDQRSILAHPAIEGFLSHCGWNSVLESLSMGVPILTWPIGAEQPLNAKLLVHVLNVGLAMDPKLDEVREESVRYGCNAISSGVKELMGEESGRLARKRAKEIGLMARTAVMEDGSSSKKLDQMIKSLQQ, encoded by the coding sequence ATGAATACCCAGTGTCGGTCCCATGCAATCATCTTCCCCTTCATGGCTCAAGGCCACACGATCCCTTTGCTAGACTTAGCCAAGGTTATGTCATTTCGAGGCGTAAAGGTGACCATCATCACTACACCGTCCAATGCTAAAGAAATTTCTGCCCATTTTGGCCCCGGATTCTCATCCACCATTTCGACTCATGTTATAGAATTTCCTGTAGTAGATGGTTTACCTCTAGGTTGTGAAAACACGAAGGAACTGACCTCAGACGATCAACGTCTTCCATTCTTAAGAGCCACTTTGATGTTAAAACAACCATTTGAGAGTTATCTTAGAGATCTTTTAGAGAGGGGAGACCGTCCAATTTGTGCAATATGTGACTATTTTGTGGGATGGGCGATCACCGTCTCTGCTTCCTTTAACATCCCCGGAATACTCTTTAACGGTATGGGAGTCTTATCGTCCAAGATTGGTCGTACTGTATTATTAAATGACGAATACATGAGGACTTTGATGAATGGCGAAAAGCTGGAAACTCTATCCGGATTAGTGTGTCCTTTCCCCTTGATTCTCGACGATTTCCCTCTTTTTAAGAATATGAATACCCCCTCAATGAAGTTCTTCAAAGAAAATGGTGATGGTGGTGCTAATCGCACTTGTTGGGGAGTACTATGCAATAGTTTTGAAGAGCTCGAAGGCGACTTTATAAGTGCTCTTGAGGATTCATATGGAAGATCAAGTGTTAAGGTCTGGTGTGTTGGGCCACTTTTACTATATGATGATCAAGAAGAGAATAAAACATCTCTTAATGATCAGTTTAATTTGTACCAAAGTTGGCTAGATGAGCAACATGAGAGAAAAGACGGTGTAATCTATGTGTCATTTGGGACACAATCCCAGATATCAAACCCCCAGATGGACGAGATTGCGCTAGGACTAGACTTGGCTGGTCATCCCTTCATCTGGGTCGTTCGCTCGAGTAGTTGGACACGACCAGAGGGATGGGAGGAAAGGGTGAAAGGTAGAGGGTTAGTGATAAGGGAGTGGGTGGATCAAAGGAGCATATTAGCCCATCCAGCAATCGAAGGGTTCTTAAGTCATTGTGGTTGGAACTCGGTGCTAGAGAGCTTGTCTATGGGCGTACCCATATTGACTTGGCCAATTGGCGCGGAACAACCCCTAAATGCCAAATTATTGGTCCATGTCTTGAATGTAGGGTTAGCCATGGATCCGAAACTCGACGAGGTACGAGAGGAGAGTGTGAGATATGGGTGTAATGCCATTAGTAGTGGTGTAAAAGAGTTGATGGGTGAAGAGAGTGGAAGATTAGCTCGAAAACGGGCTAAAGAAATAGGATTAATGGCAAGAACTGCTGTAATGGAAGATGGTTCATCTTCTAAGAAGTTGGATCAGATGATAAAGTCTTTACAGCAGTAG
- the LOC141622651 gene encoding UDP-glycosyltransferase 90A1-like → MASENLPPHAIIFPFMAQGHTFPLLDLAKALSFRGVKVTIITTPSNAKQISSFFTTKFSSTILTHVIPFPVVDGLLLGCENTKELTSDNQVLPFLRATLKLKQPFESYLRDLLEREDRPICAICDFFLGWAITVCASFNIPGILFYGMGVLSTKINCTLYSNEEHMMTLVNGEKLEKLSPFPLILDDFSSLKDKNSPWMKFFQENDAGGAISTCWGVLCNSFDELEGEFVRALEDFYGRSSVKVWCVGPLLLYEDGNIPKSSISNDRSNLYRSWLDEQHERKEGVIYVSFGTQSQILKSQMDEIALGLDLAGQRFIWVVRSSSWTPPEGWEERVKGRGIVIREWVDQRSILAHPAIRGFLSHCGWNSVVESLSMGVPILTWPMGADQSLNAKLVMHFLKAGLAMDPKLDEVQEDGVIYGCNAISSGVKELMSGESGRLARKRAEEIGLMARNAVKKDGSSSKKLDHLINSLQEYSVLSDC, encoded by the coding sequence ATGGCTAGTGAAAATCTTCCCCCTCATGCAATCATCTTCCCCTTCATGGCTCAAGGCCACACTTTCCCTCTACTAGACTTAGCCAAGGCTCTGTCGTTTCGAGGCGTAAAGGTGACCATCATCACAACACCTTCCAATGCTAAACAAATTTCCTCTTTTTTCACCACAAAATTTTCATCCACTATTCTGACTCATGTTATACCATTTCCGGTGGTAGATGGTTTACTTTTAGGTTGTGAAAACACGAAAGAACTAACCTCAGACAATCAAGTTCTTCCGTTCTTAAGAGCGACTTTGAAGCTAAAACAACCTTTTGAGAGTTATCTTAGAGATCTGTTAGAGAGGGAAGACCGTCCAATTTGTGCAATATGTGACTTTTTCCTAGGATGGGCGATCACCGTCTGCGCTTCCTTTAATATCCCTGGAATACTCTTTTATGGTATGGGAGTCTTATCGACCAAGATTAATTGTACCTTATACTCAAATGAGGAACATATGATGACTTTGGTGAATGGCGAAAAGCTGGAAAAACTCTCCCCATTCCCCTTGATTCTAGACGATTTCTCTAGTTTAAAGGATAAAAATAGCCCCTGGATGAAGTTCTTCCAAGAAAATGATGCTGGTGGCGCGATTAGCACTTGTTGGGGAGTACTATGCAATAGTTTTGATGAGCTAGAAGGTGAGTTTGTAAGGGCTCTTGAGGATTTCTATGGAAGATCAAGTGTTAAAGTATGGTGTGTTGGGCCACTTTTACTGTATGAAGATGGTAACATCCCGAAATCTTCAATTTCAAATGATCGGTCTAATTTGTACCGAAGTTGGTTAGATGAGCAACATGAGAGGAAAGAGGGTGTAATCTATGTCTCATTTGGGACACAATCCCAGATATTGAAATCCCAGATGGACGAGATTGCGCTGGGACTAGACTTGGCTGGTCAGCGCTTCATCTGGGTAGTTCGGTCGAGTAGTTGGACACCACCGGAGGGATGGGAGGAAAGGGTGAAAGGTAGAGGAATAGTGATAAGGGAGTGGGTGGATCAAAGGAGTATATTAGCCCATCCAGCAATCAGAGGGTTTTTAAGTCATTGTGGTTGGAACTCGGTCGTAGAGAGCTTGTCTATGGGTGTACCCATATTGACTTGGCCAATGGGCGCGGACCAGTCCCTAAATGCTAAGTTAGTGATGCATTTCTTGAAGGCAGGGTTAGCCATGGATCCGAAACTCGACGAGGTACAAGAGGATGGTGTGATATATGGGTGTAATGCCATTAGTAGTGGAGTGAAGGAGTTAATGAGTGGAGAGAGTGGAAGACTAGCTCGAAAACGGGCTGAAGAAATAGGATTAATGGCAAGAAATGCTGTAAAGAAAGATGGTTCATCTTCTaagaaattggatcatttgatcAACTCTTTACAGGAGTACAGCGTACTATCTGATTGTTAA